TAAACCTTGAAGTAGCTGCACATCAAATGCACTTGCTGAGGTCACACAAACAGGGTTCAACAAAGGCACAACTGAGTTTGTTCAGGTGTTTGACACATCTGGAGTTACAGCATCACAGTCACAACACAtctgctgcccacagcctggGCCTCACTAAATGTCAGTTTGACTTAAAGCACCTGCTAGAACTTTCCTTGGATTCCAGGAGGTCCCACAGAAACTTGTCACCAGAAACACCAATGAAAATCAGAAGCTCTGAGTGgccagctctggagcacaggtATAAAACCACTTTACTGGTAAGAAACCAGCCCTGGGAATTGTGAGAAATAAGATATTTCGTTGCTCCTTGTCTAAGCCTTGCTTggaaaaaactacaaaaaaaaagacaaaactaaaTGAATCCAAGTCATGTTTATAGGAAGAGTTGGGGTTACACAACCATacagagcagcagtgagccAAAAGAGCCTCCTGAAATAAACATGAACTTGGCAAAAGAAGGCAGCAATTACATTCCTGTAGACATGGAGCATTATGAGATCCATGCAAAGGACACTACTCATTTTTCCCTAATACCTGTGAGAGCTGGGTGTCAGCAACAGCTCAGCTCAAGGAACGTTTCAATAAATCTCGTTTGAAAATGTAGAATGCCAGAAACCAGAATACGAACATTTTAGACATCAAGTAAGCAGCTTTGAAATTTGGATTTGAAATAGTTCACTCAAGTCCTAACCCAAAAGGACTTTCCCAGAGAACAGCATGTAACATCAGGGAACTAACGCCAAGGCTCAGTTTGATTACATAATACTGCTTTATTCCATTGATTCAACTTTCttacaggttaaaaaaaatatgtataggGGTTCAGAACCACCTCAACAGAACAAAGAATACAGTATTAAGGGAGCTCTAGAGTGAAACCACAAGTGTGCACACGTGGTCAGCTTTCATTACAAAAAGTAATAGGCACAATCTTTACATATGCATTTTGGTGAAAGAAGGAATAATAGTGCAGTGTTAAAAGGCACCAATAATCAATAATTGGGCCTTTTTTAAAAGCCAATAACCATCTAAGAAAATTACATTTGGTTCAAAGTTGTAATCTAAATATTGTATTGATTGGCATGCATCTGAACCCCTGGCAATTTATTACACAAACCTTACGTGTGCCCTTGCAAAATCAAAAAGATTTCATCAGTGGACCTGAAAGTCAGTTCAGTACAAAAGGACATACCAAAGCTCTCAGCCTGTATTTAACACCAAACTGTTTTGTTTACCTCCTCTGAGAACACTTGTCTAATAAAGAGCTGCACAGAAGTATTTATCTTAAAGCAGGTGTAAATTTTTTGATCCTGTAGCATTGACCTACGCCATGTGCTATGAAAACATTAGGCACAGACCACAATTTatgttttctcttaaaaaaatacagtatgTGCAAGTGGAGGTTCACACAACAGACTGACAGCTACAACAGTAAGCTCTTTAGATTTCCCAAAGAAAAGAGTCAGTTACGTTTAATTTTCTAAGCAGTGCTGCACACTGCTGTGTGCCATTATCATATCTGCATTAGGAGCACCTGTGGAACCAGTGAGGAAAAACTTCAGTACATCCTAAAGGACACTACACAGACTCTGTGTGCTGATTGAAATGGGTCAAGAGAGTGAACAACTGGGAAATCATTGGAcatgggcagctgcagccagccagggagGGCCATTGCCTCCTGCAGAAAGAATGGTTTGGAACTCAGGTAACCTCACAGGTGCTCTCAAACTCACTCACCTGCACACAATGGAATAGAGGGATGCACAGCATGGGAAGAAAGGGGAAATGAGAGGGAGAGCTTCTGAGTAAGTTGTACCACAAGGTGCCAGTTTATCCCAAAGCGTCATcatgcccagggcagggtttATGCACTGCAGATTTTTTGTACAACTGAAATTGTACAATATGTGAGCAAAGGTAGAGCTGATTATTACCTGCAGTATCTACTACAGTCCTCAAGTATATAATTTACTGATAGCTGCATACTGTGGTGTTGATTGCTTCCtcttaaatacattaaaatctGAAGGCTACAGTATACTCTGACACAAAGACAACTTGTCTACGAGGGGGAAAATGTAAGATAGTAACTAACTAATTTGTTTTATGAGGAACCTCCTCTGATGTGCTAGTTACTTCATGCCCTTtagaagatttttatttctgactttCTTCATCATCTCTCTTGACTTGCTCTCCTGACAATTTCACAGGAGTTCAGTGACCCTTcttacagctgcctttgccTTTTCCACCAGGATCCCTTTTAAATTCACTCTTAACACCACGGCAAGCTGTTCAAGTAAACATTTCTCTCTGGCAAGTTTCCAGACACCACAAATACTATCAAAACTCAGCATCTGATTACATGTACCAGTTTTCTTTAAATGGAGCAGGAATTAGCCCGTTTCCTTGGCTTAGGGTCCCGTACATCCCTGTCTTTTAAACACACACAAGATGAACATATTGTCTCTGACAGTCTCCGCAGTCCCAGCCTGAAAACGCTGTTGGAGAGGCTATAGATCACACAGTTGCAGAAACTATTGCTTATAGCAAGCCACGTAGTTAGGAAGGAGAGTGCTGGGTTCTCCAACACCCTGGAGCTCTCCAGCAGAAAGTATATGATATAAGGGAGCCAGAGCACGTAGAAGACGCTGGTTATCCGGAACAGAACCATGGCATAGCGGCGgtcggggctgtgcccagcctccccagcagcatccccctcGTGGTTAGGGAACCGAGCTCTGCGGTCACTGATCTCTTTGGTGTGCTGCCGGCAGATTTTAAAGATGTGGAAATAGGTGAAACATAtgacaaaggcagcaggagcgTAGAGTAAGCACACGATAAAGCCAGTAAAGTAGGCATTAGTTAGCCAGGAGGTAGCACACCATTCAAAAATATCTCCGTGGTAACCAGGTTTTccccaaccaaaaaaagaaggcaagaaGATCAGGCAAGAGTATATCCAGATGAGACTGATGCAGATTCTCAAGCGACAAGGTGTGACCAGTTGGTTATAGGAGAGAGGCTTTGTTATAGCGAGATAGCGATCCACACTGATGCAAGCAAGACATGCCATAGAGACGCTTTTGAGCACAGAGATGATGTATCCAAAAACTTGACAAGTTAAGGACTCGTGGACACCTGTTGAGTAGTGGAGCAGTGACAAAGTAGGAACCAAGCAGCTGACTCCAACAAAAAGATCAGCATAGGCCATGGTCTGAATAAAGTAGCTGGTGGTGTAATGATGCAGGAGTGGAGCACAGTGGAAAACAAATATAACAGTTAAGTTACCcacaataattaaaaatgttagCAAGACAATAATGACTGTCTCAAGGATACAGATGTCAACTGCATTGTAGTGACCAAATCCAAGAGGGCAGGAGAGGTGCTCAGATATGTTCATAACACTACTGCTCATATTCAGAGTCCTCCATTCAATCCATCGGGACTGGTTCATGTTTTGTGCTTAGGGAACAGTGCAATCTGAGCCTTAGTGAGCAGGTGACCTGCTGAACAGCAGCTAAACTCTGCTTCAGCGCCTCACGGTCTCTCCTTGCAGACACTGCCAGTGCTTACATGGGAGAAGATTAGAGTCCCATGGCTGTTGATGCCTCCTCAGCATCAGTGCATCACCTCTGGCACACCCTGGCTTGAAGGAAAGAacgaaagaaagaaagaaagagagaaagaaagaaaagaaaaacaaaagccagaAAGAGAAAGGCCACTGATCAGCTCCTCTAGTGCTCTTGACCCATCTTTAGTAAACACAAGGCACTtctaaaacaaacagaaataaaaactgacAAAAGAGACACATTCATTtcccagggaaggaggggagggaaatCTCTGACTTATTTTCCTGAGAAAGTTGTTTACTTTGGAATATactggggagagggaaaggaagggaaggaggaaccTCAGTACAGCTCAGGTTTCCTGGACCAGCAGTTACTGGAGATAATCTTTATGTCTTAGTTTAAATCACAGACTGACTGGAGATTAAAGGAAAAAGTTCATCCTCTATAATGCTGTCTTTTCTTGTTCAATTCAGAAGATGGTACTACATCTTATCCATGCGATTCATTGGAAAGGTAAGGAAAACATCTTTGTCAAGGTTAATTCCAATAGACTCACCACTATTTGGGTATGAATAATGAATTTTATTTAGGGGGAGACAGGTGGGGGGGATGAATGAGATTTGTCCTCTGGCTcccaagaaagaaaacatacaTCTCACATACAATGAGGAAGATCATGtctattcatttaaaaatgaaaataatttaaaaatagattttggaGGCTCATGTCAATATTTACAGTTCCTTTAAACAGTTATAAGTCCATTACAATTACAAATGCCAGAATCATAATTCAGTGTCGCcacagacaaaataaaaatgcttgaATTTAATTTCAGCAATGGCAATTTAAAAGAATCAGCTTTAGAAACTCTGCCATATCTACTACAGTGGATCAGCACCCAGGAGTTCATAGGTATATCCATGATATTGCTCACCTCTGTAGCAACAACTGAATCATTTCACAAAACCCCACACAACGAGCTCAGAAACTTCCATCTGCATTCTGCTGGGAAGCTAATGAAATGCTGATTTGACTAGAAAAGCTGCCATTGTTTACTACTCCATTATTCTGTTGCTCAGCTTCATCTTCTCAGGGGTTTAAGGTTTCTATATTTATTAGATGATCTGCATAATAAATAGTTGCTTAAAAAATTGTTCTTCTATTTGCAGGACACTACCTTGTTCATTTTATTCACAGCTATGGAGAGAGAAAACATTAAAAGCATCTTCTGTGTTCAGTTTTAAGTAAATGCTTGATTAGTTCAGGAATCATTAGGCAGGTAATTAAATGTATACAATCTTGTTTTTTTGAAAGGCCCCAAAAACGTTAAAAGCATCATTAATCCTAGAGTTCCTGAGACTAGAAGATCAGCAGTGAAAATTAATGAATccacataaaatcatctccaaggtCATTCAGCTGGCATTAGCTTTAAGTCTCTTTAAAAGTACCAGGATCTCTCTGATGTTTCTGATAGTCCTTGTCGTGTCTTCAGGACGAATTTCAGACACTAGAAAAGCCAAATGTTCAATTCTGTCGCAGCACTTTGAGAGAAAGCATTCTTTTTGGAGTTAATTTCCTGTCGTGTACTGCCACGCTGTACAGAAAGTCCTTTCAGATTTTATAACATCCCCGAATATTTCCGCCTATTCGCTCCCTTTGTCTATAAGCAACAGAGCACGTACAAAAACCACTCGTTTCTCCAATTCCCTGCTAAAGCAATAGAGAAGCTTTCTCACCTACAGGCATCCGCTATGTCCAATACTTGTCAGAGAGTCAGCGCTGGTACCGCGGTGCGGCTGGAGCGGCTGCCgctgcctccctgctccccccgTGCGATCACTGCCTGCACCTGAgcccgctcctcctcctcctcctcctccccgccGCAGCCCGCCGGGCGCTGGAGCGGTGCCGGCcgctcccctccctgctcccggCACATCCAATGGCGCCGCTGCTGGCAGCGGGAGCGCCACCGGGAACGGGCACCGGGAAcggcaccgggcaccgggaACAGGAACAGCACCGGGAGCGGGCACCGGCAGCGGCAAAGGGAACGGGAACGGCACCGGGAAAGGCACAGGACCCACCGAGCCCGGTACCCGCAGCTCCTGAACCGCTCCGGGTGCTTCAGGAGAAACCCAACACGTCCCTCCTAGAGAGATGTGCATACATAATCCGGACATAACCTCATAAACTACCGTCATCGCCCCATTGAAATTGTTTGCTAAAATAATCCCATGTTATTCATTGGGCACTCACCTTTCAAGGACCACCTGCTGAGGTTTAGCTTGGTAAAGTATCTGCTACAGCGCCACACAAATTTTCTACTCTCCCTTATAAGCCCCCTTTGTAATTATATCCCCAAATTAATTACTTCCAAACTTAACACATACATGTTACTAAACTCACCTCTACCAATTTTTGATACTGTACCAGTATTATCACTACCCTAATAGCTTCAACATCAGTTTAAATACAAATACTTGTAACACATCATTTTCCAATTAACTAAGCTCTCTACTCCTGCAAACAGATGCAGCTATTCCCTGATTAAGTACTCAGAACTTTTGGTTACTTTGTGCttcctaaaaataaatacagtcaCAGAAGTACAAGCATCAAAGTTGTCTTACAGACACTCCATGCATCCTCAGACACTGAAACAGCAAATTTAAATACCAAAACACCAACCATAGAACAGCATTTTGGGCTATTGACCAGCAGAAGATGTGTCTTGGATGCTTTAACCAACCAAGTCACTGGAAACTAGTGATTTAAGTTC
This DNA window, taken from Melospiza georgiana isolate bMelGeo1 chromosome 9, bMelGeo1.pri, whole genome shotgun sequence, encodes the following:
- the GPR52 gene encoding G-protein coupled receptor 52 yields the protein MNQSRWIEWRTLNMSSSVMNISEHLSCPLGFGHYNAVDICILETVIIVLLTFLIIVGNLTVIFVFHCAPLLHHYTTSYFIQTMAYADLFVGVSCLVPTLSLLHYSTGVHESLTCQVFGYIISVLKSVSMACLACISVDRYLAITKPLSYNQLVTPCRLRICISLIWIYSCLIFLPSFFGWGKPGYHGDIFEWCATSWLTNAYFTGFIVCLLYAPAAFVICFTYFHIFKICRQHTKEISDRRARFPNHEGDAAGEAGHSPDRRYAMVLFRITSVFYVLWLPYIIYFLLESSRVLENPALSFLTTWLAISNSFCNCVIYSLSNSVFRLGLRRLSETICSSCVCLKDRDVRDPKPRKRANSCSI